DNA from Nitrospira sp.:
GCTGGGGATGGTGCCGGTATTGGTGCAGACGCCGCCGACGACCTGCTTGCGTTCGACGATGCCGACTTTTTTGCCCAGCTTGGCCGCCTGGATGGCGGCTTTCTGGCCGGCCGGGCCGGTGCCGATGACGAGCAGATCGTAATGCGCCATTTCGCCTCTTTATGGTGGCAGCCGATGTCCTCGCCCGGCCTGGCCGTTCTCAAGGACCGTAATACGTGAATCGTGAAGCGTCTCTCATCGGAGCCCGAAGCGGAGAGCGACCGGCTGATGGTACGGGCAAGGCGAGGATTCCGTCCTCATTCTTCGGCTAAGGTTGTGCCCCCTGCGCCAGAGGTTCTTTGACGAGATACGAACGACTCTTCACGGTGGACGCTGACCTCAACTGGCCGTGACGAGTGAGCGCGCGAATCGAAAGGCCTCCTCCAGATCCGGTAGTTGCGCCAACTCGGGGGTGATTTGGAGGTAGCGGACCCTGTTGTCCTTGTCCACCACCATCACCGCGCGGCTCAGGAGATGGGGGTCTTTGAGCAACAGCCCGTGGGCCTTGCCGAAATCGGCGGCGCGAAAATCGGAGAGGAAGGTCACGTTGGCGATCTTCGCCTCTTCCGCGAAACGCTTTTGGGCGAAGGGGGTGTCGATGCTGACGGTGATGAGTTCCACCATCCGGTCCAGACCCTTGTTCTTCTCGCTCAGATAGTGGGTTTGTTGCTCACAGACCTTGGTGTCGAGGGACGGGACGATGCTGATGATGCGCACCTTTCCCTTCCCCTTGGTCTCGTTGATGTTGACCATCGACAAGTCCGTTTGCACGAGCTTCACGTCCCGCAGGCTGTCGCCGACCTTGATGCCCATGCCGGAGAGCATCAACGGTTTGCCTTGAAACAGGATGTTGTTGCCCTCGCCCGATGCCGCGCTGCCGTTGGCGACGGGGAGGTCTTTATAGGAAAAGTCCGGTCGGCCTGGATCGGGCAAGCTCCCGCACCCGCTGATCCCCAGGCAGACCAAGGCGATCATGAGGCAGGGAAGCGTGGGGGAACTTATCGCACGGGATTGAATCGGTGACATGGAGCGTCTCCCTCGATGAACGGATGGCGGTGAATCTTTCCCCGCCACTCTATGGATGCGCCGGCCCTCTGTCAAGGTTGTAGAAAGTCGATGAGGTGCCGGTTGACCACCTGCGGCTGTTCCCATTGGGGGATGTGGCCCGCGTCGGGAATCACGATCAGCCGAGACCCTGGAATGGCGGCTTGGAGGTCGCGGCCGACCGAGGGCGGGAAGAGCCGATCATGTTCGCCCCAAAGAATCAACGTGGCGTGCCGGATCTCCTTGAGCCTGGTGGCATAGTCTCGTTCCCACAGGGGCAGGCTGTCCCGGATCGACAGGAGGGGACCGATCAGGTTTGCCCGCTGTCGATTCCGGTTGGAGCGGTCGAGGACCGCCGGTGTCAACAGGGTCTGGTCGTAAACGATTTCTTTCAGCACGGCCTCCATCGTACGGCTGCCGAACAGCCAAGCGCCGAAACGGGCCAGCCAAACCGGCATATGCGTATCAACCGCCCGTCGCATCAGCGGGCTGGCCAGACGTTCGCGTACATGGTCGGGCAAGCCGTCGATCAAAACCAGCCGATCGACCAACTCCGGGTGGGTCAAGGCCATGCCGATCGCCACGCCGCCTCCCATGGAATTGCCGACCAGCGTGGCGGTTGGGAGGCCGAGCCTGTCCATGAGCCCCCGTACGGATTCGATCAGCTCCTCCGGTCGATAGTCGAGGTTCGGCTTGTCCGAGAGGCCGGATCCGATCAGATCGGGCGTAATGACGCGGAAGTGTGCGGCGAGGGGCATTTGCTGATATTCCCATTGCCACATCGATCCGCCGTAGCCATGGATCAGGATGAGCGGCGGGCCTTGGCCATGGTCCAGATAGGCGATGCGATGGCCGTTGACGGAGGCGATCTTGACGGGAAATCGCTGGATGGCGTCGAACCAGGGAGGCATCTCCGGAGTGGCTGCGCAGCCGGTCATGAGGATACTCGCGAGACAGCAGGCAGCCACGTGATCGGGTGCAACGGCCGTGAACCGGACGAGCCACGCCGGAAGCCGCACCGTCTACTCCAACTGAATGACGGTTTCGTCGGTCTTGACGTTGTCTCCCTCGGCGACGAGAATGGCGACCACCCGTCCGTCCATGGGAGCAGGGACCTGGCTCTCCATTTTCATCGCTTCGATGATCAAGAGCGGATCGCCCGTCTTGACCTGGCTGCCCTCCGTCACCAGTACCTTCACGACGCGGCCCGGCATGGGAGGCGCCACGTCGCCCGGTTTGGTGGGGCGTGGCCGCTTGGGTTTGGCCGTGCTGCCGGTCTCTGGTGCTTCTGGCACGCCCGCGAGGACTTCCTGCAGGGGTTCCAGCGAGACTTCCTGCAGCCGGTCGTTGACGCGGATGTAGTAGGGCTTGCGGCCGTCGGTCTTACGGCCGGAGCCGGAGACGACGACATGGTACGTTTCGCCGTGGACCGAGATGTTGAATTCCGCCGGGGCCAGGTGCAGCTCGTGCGCAACGGCGGGGCCTTTGGCCTCGGAGGGCTCCAGCGGTTCCGGCCGTAGTTCGCCGCGTTCCCGCGCCTCGAAGAAATCCCTGGCGATCGCCGGGAACAGGGCGAACGAGAGCTGGTCCTCCGGCGTGGTCGCCGTTTCCGGCATTTCCGTCCTGAGCTTGTCGAACTCCGGCTCCAACCGGTCGGCCGGCCGGCCCTTCACCGGTTCCTCGTCGCCGATGGCCCGCGCCATGATTTCTTTGTCGAGGGGACCAGGGGCGCGCCCGTAGAGCCCCAAAAAGTAATTCTTGGTTTCGGTGGTGATGACCTTGTACCGCTCGCCCTGTTCCCCGGTCAGCACATTGAGGGTGGCCTGGGTGCCGACGATCTGGCTGGTCGGCGTCACGAGCGGCGGATAACCCATCTCCTTGCGCACGCGAGGCACTTCGTCGAGCACTTCCTTCATCCGATCGATCGCATTCTGTTCGGCCAGCTGCGCGGCGAGATTCGAGAGCATGCCGCCGGGAATCTGCGACGTGAGGATCTCGGCATCCACGCCGGTGAAGTCGCTTTCAAACTGCCGGTATTTTCGCCGCACGTCGCGGAAGTGTTCGGTGATCGGCTCGAATTGCCGCAGATCCAACCCCGTGTCGTAGGGCGTGTTGCGCAGGCTGGCGATCAAGGTTTCGGTCGGCGGGTGGGAGGTGCCGCCTGCCAGCGGAGAGACCGACGTGTCCAGCATGTCGAGTCCACCCAGCACCGCCATCAATGCCGACATCGAGGCCATCCCGGAGGTGTAGTGGGTATGGAGATGGATGGGGACCTTCACGGCGGCCTTGAGCCGGCGGATCAGTGTGTAGGCATCGAGCGGTGCGAGCAGGCCGGCCATGTCCTTGATGCAGAGGGTATCGGTGCCCAGGTCTTCCAGCTGTTTGGCCATCGACACGAACCGGTCGATGCTGTGGACCGGGCTCACGGTATAGCAGATCGTCGCTTCCACATGTTTGCCGCAGGCCTGGACTTCGCGAATGGCACGGTCGAGGTTGCGGACGTCGTTGAGCGCATCGAAAATGCGGAAGACGTCGATCCCGTTGGCCGCCGACCGTTCGATGAATTTGTCGAGCACGTCGTCGGCATAGTGCCGATACCCCACGAGGTTTTGTCCGCGCAGCAACATCTGCAGTCTGGTGTTCGGCATCGCCTCGCGCAGGGCGCGGAGCCGCTCCCAGGGATCTTCCTTGAGGAAGCGGAG
Protein-coding regions in this window:
- a CDS encoding Hydrolase, alpha/beta fold family, yielding MRLPAWLVRFTAVAPDHVAACCLASILMTGCAATPEMPPWFDAIQRFPVKIASVNGHRIAYLDHGQGPPLILIHGYGGSMWQWEYQQMPLAAHFRVITPDLIGSGLSDKPNLDYRPEELIESVRGLMDRLGLPTATLVGNSMGGGVAIGMALTHPELVDRLVLIDGLPDHVRERLASPLMRRAVDTHMPVWLARFGAWLFGSRTMEAVLKEIVYDQTLLTPAVLDRSNRNRQRANLIGPLLSIRDSLPLWERDYATRLKEIRHATLILWGEHDRLFPPSVGRDLQAAIPGSRLIVIPDAGHIPQWEQPQVVNRHLIDFLQP
- a CDS encoding Pyruvate carboxylase subunit B (biotin-containing), with translation MATKKTKKAVPKNTPSKKASAKTARPTASRAVRNLRPAKPGFHLEPAPAKKLLLTDVAFRDGHQSLLATRMRTEDMLPVAQKLDAVGYWSLEVWGGATFDTCLRFLKEDPWERLRALREAMPNTRLQMLLRGQNLVGYRHYADDVLDKFIERSAANGIDVFRIFDALNDVRNLDRAIREVQACGKHVEATICYTVSPVHSIDRFVSMAKQLEDLGTDTLCIKDMAGLLAPLDAYTLIRRLKAAVKVPIHLHTHYTSGMASMSALMAVLGGLDMLDTSVSPLAGGTSHPPTETLIASLRNTPYDTGLDLRQFEPITEHFRDVRRKYRQFESDFTGVDAEILTSQIPGGMLSNLAAQLAEQNAIDRMKEVLDEVPRVRKEMGYPPLVTPTSQIVGTQATLNVLTGEQGERYKVITTETKNYFLGLYGRAPGPLDKEIMARAIGDEEPVKGRPADRLEPEFDKLRTEMPETATTPEDQLSFALFPAIARDFFEARERGELRPEPLEPSEAKGPAVAHELHLAPAEFNISVHGETYHVVVSGSGRKTDGRKPYYIRVNDRLQEVSLEPLQEVLAGVPEAPETGSTAKPKRPRPTKPGDVAPPMPGRVVKVLVTEGSQVKTGDPLLIIEAMKMESQVPAPMDGRVVAILVAEGDNVKTDETVIQLE
- a CDS encoding Thiol peroxidase, Tpx-type, which gives rise to MSPIQSRAISSPTLPCLMIALVCLGISGCGSLPDPGRPDFSYKDLPVANGSAASGEGNNILFQGKPLMLSGMGIKVGDSLRDVKLVQTDLSMVNINETKGKGKVRIISIVPSLDTKVCEQQTHYLSEKNKGLDRMVELITVSIDTPFAQKRFAEEAKIANVTFLSDFRAADFGKAHGLLLKDPHLLSRAVMVVDKDNRVRYLQITPELAQLPDLEEAFRFARSLVTAS